In a genomic window of Salegentibacter salegens:
- the uvrA gene encoding excinuclease ABC subunit UvrA has protein sequence MNIDVAEVNPKENIIIKGAKLHNLKNINVVIPRNKLVVITGLSGSGKSSLAFDTLYAEGQRRYVESLSSYARQFLGRLNKPKVDYIKGIAPAIAIEQKVNSTNPRSTVGTSTEIYDYLKLLYARIGRTYSPISGNEVKRDRVADVIDHVKSFEEREKLLLLAPIHIEEGRTLEEKIKVLAQQGYSRIKVKDEVLRIDEADLKKIKAKDTLLVVDRIITKDEEDFYNRLADATDAAFFEGKGELYIENLKSGKKRHFSNKFELDGINFLEPNVHLFSFNNPYGACPKCEGYGDVIGIDEDLVIPNTGLSIYENAVFPWRGDSMSWYRDQLVNNSHKFDFPIHKPWFQLTQEQKDLVWNGNKHFEGLNDFFQFLESKAYKIQNRVMLSRYRGKTRCTTCKGKRLRPEAEYVKIAGHSITNLVEKPLDKVREFFTDLKLNEYDQQIAKRLLTEINNRLKFLSEVGLDYLTLNRKSNTLSGGESQRINLATSLGSSLVGSMYILDEPSIGLHPRDTERLIGVLKNLRDIGNTVIVVEHDEDIMNAADEIIDIGPEAGTHGGEVVATGTLKQILKSNSLTAQYLNGKEEIPVPKERRKASGEIRILGARENNLQNIDVTIPLKTFTAITGVSGSGKSTLVKKILYPAVQKKIGGYGEKAGQYTDIEGDFKNLGSVEYIDQNPIGRSSRSNPVTYIKAYDDIRNLFSDQKLSNIRGFKPKHFSFNVEGGRCEVCKGEGEVTIEMQFMADVHLECEACNGKRFQKDVLEVQFEGKNIDDVLNMTIDDATSFFAENNLDKIVRKLKPLQDVGLGYVQLGQSSSTLSGGEAQRIKLASFLVKGATKEKALFIFDEPTTGLHFHDIKKLLKSFNALIEKGHSVVVIEHNMDLVKCADYIIDIGPGGGEKGGNIVAHGTPEELVKSKKSFTAKYLKEKL, from the coding sequence ATGAATATTGACGTTGCCGAGGTAAACCCTAAAGAAAATATTATCATAAAAGGTGCAAAACTGCACAATCTTAAGAATATAAATGTAGTTATCCCCCGTAACAAATTGGTGGTAATTACCGGTCTTTCCGGTTCGGGAAAGTCCAGTTTAGCATTCGATACGCTTTATGCTGAAGGCCAGCGCCGCTATGTAGAAAGCCTTTCCTCCTATGCCCGGCAGTTTCTGGGTAGATTGAATAAACCGAAAGTTGATTATATAAAAGGAATCGCTCCCGCCATAGCCATTGAGCAGAAAGTAAACTCAACCAATCCGCGTTCTACGGTAGGAACTTCTACTGAAATCTACGATTACCTAAAACTACTTTATGCCCGAATAGGACGAACCTATTCCCCTATTTCTGGTAACGAAGTAAAACGTGATCGCGTGGCCGATGTTATTGACCACGTAAAATCTTTTGAAGAAAGGGAAAAGTTATTATTGCTGGCGCCAATTCATATAGAAGAAGGCAGAACACTTGAAGAAAAAATAAAAGTGTTAGCGCAGCAAGGGTATAGCCGGATTAAAGTAAAAGATGAAGTGCTAAGAATTGACGAAGCCGATCTTAAGAAAATTAAAGCGAAAGATACTTTACTGGTGGTAGACAGAATTATCACTAAAGACGAAGAAGATTTTTATAACAGATTAGCTGATGCTACCGATGCTGCCTTTTTTGAAGGAAAAGGTGAACTCTATATTGAAAACTTAAAATCGGGAAAAAAGAGACATTTCAGCAATAAATTTGAGTTAGACGGCATAAATTTTCTGGAACCAAATGTTCATTTATTCAGTTTTAATAATCCTTACGGGGCCTGTCCTAAATGCGAAGGCTATGGCGATGTGATTGGGATTGATGAAGATCTTGTTATTCCAAATACAGGGCTTTCAATTTATGAAAATGCAGTTTTCCCCTGGCGCGGTGACAGTATGAGCTGGTACCGCGATCAATTGGTAAATAATTCGCATAAATTTGATTTTCCAATCCATAAACCCTGGTTTCAACTTACGCAAGAACAAAAAGATTTGGTTTGGAATGGAAATAAGCATTTTGAAGGCCTAAATGATTTCTTCCAGTTTTTAGAAAGTAAGGCTTATAAAATTCAAAACAGGGTAATGCTTTCCCGCTACCGCGGAAAAACCCGTTGTACCACCTGTAAAGGCAAAAGACTTCGTCCAGAAGCCGAATATGTGAAAATTGCCGGGCATAGCATTACCAATCTCGTTGAAAAACCATTGGATAAAGTGCGAGAATTTTTTACCGATTTAAAATTAAACGAATACGATCAACAAATAGCCAAACGTCTTCTAACCGAAATCAATAACCGACTCAAATTTTTATCTGAAGTTGGTTTAGATTATCTCACTTTAAACAGGAAATCTAATACACTCTCTGGGGGAGAATCGCAGCGAATTAACCTGGCAACTTCGCTGGGAAGCAGCCTGGTGGGTTCTATGTATATTTTGGATGAACCATCAATTGGCTTACATCCACGCGATACAGAGCGTTTAATTGGTGTACTTAAAAATCTTCGGGATATCGGTAATACTGTAATTGTGGTAGAACATGATGAAGATATTATGAACGCTGCCGATGAAATTATTGATATTGGCCCCGAAGCCGGCACCCACGGTGGTGAGGTTGTGGCCACAGGAACGCTGAAGCAAATTTTAAAATCAAATTCCCTTACTGCGCAATACTTAAATGGCAAGGAAGAAATTCCGGTTCCTAAAGAACGTAGAAAAGCTTCAGGGGAAATTAGGATTTTGGGAGCAAGAGAAAATAATCTTCAGAATATAGATGTTACAATTCCACTTAAAACTTTTACGGCGATAACCGGGGTTTCAGGAAGTGGGAAAAGTACTTTGGTAAAGAAAATCCTTTACCCTGCTGTTCAAAAGAAAATTGGAGGCTATGGAGAAAAAGCTGGCCAGTATACCGATATTGAAGGCGATTTTAAAAACCTTGGAAGCGTAGAATATATAGACCAGAATCCAATTGGTAGGTCTTCCCGCTCCAACCCCGTAACCTATATCAAGGCCTACGACGATATTAGAAACTTGTTTTCAGATCAAAAATTATCGAATATTCGCGGATTTAAACCTAAACATTTTTCATTTAATGTGGAAGGTGGCCGCTGTGAAGTTTGCAAAGGTGAAGGCGAAGTTACCATAGAAATGCAGTTTATGGCCGATGTTCATTTAGAATGTGAAGCCTGTAACGGGAAACGTTTTCAAAAAGATGTGCTGGAAGTTCAGTTTGAAGGCAAAAACATAGACGATGTCCTGAACATGACTATAGACGATGCAACAAGCTTTTTTGCAGAAAATAATCTCGATAAAATTGTAAGAAAACTAAAACCTTTACAGGACGTTGGTTTAGGTTATGTTCAATTAGGGCAAAGCTCCTCCACCCTATCTGGTGGTGAAGCACAGCGTATAAAACTGGCTTCATTCTTAGTAAAAGGGGCTACCAAAGAAAAAGCCTTATTTATTTTTGATGAACCTACTACCGGGCTTCATTTTCACGATATCAAAAAACTACTAAAATCCTTTAATGCACTTATCGAAAAAGGACATAGTGTGGTAGTTATAGAGCATAATATGGATTTAGTAAAATGCGCCGACTATATTATTGATATTGGTCCCGGAGGAGGTGAAAAGGGAGGAAACATTGTAGCCCATGGCACCCCTGAAGAACTTGTTAAATCCAAGAAATCTTTTACCGCAAAATATTTAAAAGAAAAACTATAA
- a CDS encoding RNA polymerase sigma factor codes for MNNVEITDAVLVREYMHGNETALSKLINRHQHRIYSFIFSKVFDRDVAEDIFQDTFIKVINTLKRGKYNEEGKFLPWVMRIAHNLVIDHFRRNKRMPKFDNSGDFNIFSVLSDSDLNIETQIIKDQIENDVKELIKELPEDQLEVLTMRIYKDMSFKEISERTGVSINTALGRMRYALINLRKIIEKHNLVLTN; via the coding sequence ATGAATAACGTTGAAATCACTGACGCTGTTCTTGTGCGTGAATACATGCACGGAAACGAAACTGCCCTAAGTAAGCTTATTAACAGGCACCAACACCGAATTTATAGTTTTATATTCTCTAAAGTTTTTGACAGGGATGTTGCTGAAGATATTTTTCAGGATACCTTTATCAAAGTCATTAACACCCTTAAAAGAGGGAAATATAATGAAGAAGGCAAATTTCTCCCCTGGGTGATGCGAATTGCGCATAACCTGGTTATTGACCATTTTAGAAGAAATAAACGTATGCCTAAATTTGATAATAGTGGCGACTTTAATATTTTTTCGGTTTTGAGTGATTCTGATTTAAATATTGAAACTCAAATTATAAAAGACCAGATTGAAAACGATGTTAAGGAACTTATTAAAGAGTTACCTGAAGATCAATTAGAGGTTCTTACTATGAGAATCTATAAAGATATGAGTTTTAAAGAAATTTCTGAACGCACGGGAGTAAGTATAAACACGGCTTTAGGGAGAATGCGTTATGCATTAATCAACCTTCGGAAGATTATTGAAAAACATAATCTGGTTTTAACAAATTAA
- a CDS encoding DUF4258 domain-containing protein, whose amino-acid sequence MKLIHRIGYFSVGLFFGIVLLLFFLGGKKTSCDYSPDARVLKNIRIKERIFTEEAFSYFENNKLDTALVSLSLENGDVDFSRSNTDKITCNIYVITNEVNSAILELQIENCDSTATIQKAILKK is encoded by the coding sequence ATGAAACTAATTCATAGAATTGGATATTTCTCGGTGGGCTTGTTCTTCGGGATTGTACTTTTGCTTTTCTTTTTAGGCGGAAAAAAAACGTCTTGCGATTATTCTCCCGATGCGCGTGTTTTAAAGAATATCAGGATAAAAGAGCGCATTTTTACTGAAGAAGCTTTTAGTTATTTTGAGAATAATAAATTAGATACAGCGCTGGTTTCATTAAGTTTGGAAAATGGCGATGTAGATTTTAGCCGAAGCAATACCGATAAAATAACCTGTAATATTTACGTGATTACCAACGAAGTTAATTCAGCTATCCTGGAGCTTCAAATTGAAAATTGTGATAGCACAGCTACTATTCAAAAAGCGATATTGAAAAAATAA
- the porX gene encoding T9SS response regulator signal transducer PorX: MNKIKILWVDDEIDLLKPHILFLEGKDYEVVTSKSGTEALEQIEEESFDIVFLDENMPGLTGLETLAEIKEKRENLPVVMITKSEEEYIMEEAIGSKIADYLIKPVNPNQILLSIKKNLDHSRLISEKTTSNYQQEFRKIAMDMSQVNTFEEWAELYQKLIYWELQLEGLEDSGMFEILESQKNEANTQFCKFIDKNYPSWFEKGGNAPIMSHTIFKEKVVPEINKEQPTLLVVVDNLRYDQWKALEPVISNYYKKEKEEPYYSILPTATQYARNAMFSGLMPSEMEKLFPQYWKNDTEEGGKNNHEAEFLNEQLKRLGKSFKHEYHKITSLKAGRKLAENFKTQKDNDLTVVVYNFVDMLSHSKTEMEVIKELASNDKSYRSLTYSWFKNSPLLDIIQQARQLGFKLIITTDHGTINAKNPSKVIGDKNTSLNLRYKTGKSLTYEEKDVLAAKDPKSIHLPSINMSSSFIFAKGDLFFAYPNNYNHYVSYYRNTYQHGGVSLEEMVIPFVIMNPKQGI, encoded by the coding sequence ATGAATAAAATAAAAATACTTTGGGTAGATGATGAAATAGATTTACTTAAACCACATATTTTGTTTCTGGAAGGAAAAGATTATGAAGTTGTGACCAGCAAAAGTGGAACTGAAGCATTAGAACAAATTGAAGAAGAAAGTTTTGATATTGTATTTCTTGACGAAAATATGCCGGGACTTACCGGTTTGGAAACTCTCGCTGAAATAAAAGAAAAACGAGAAAACCTTCCTGTGGTAATGATCACAAAAAGTGAAGAAGAATATATTATGGAGGAAGCGATTGGCTCTAAAATAGCCGATTACCTAATAAAGCCGGTAAATCCAAACCAAATTCTTCTTAGTATTAAAAAAAACCTGGATCACTCCCGACTTATTTCTGAAAAAACTACTTCAAATTACCAGCAGGAATTCAGAAAGATCGCAATGGATATGAGCCAGGTAAATACGTTTGAAGAATGGGCAGAACTTTATCAAAAATTAATTTACTGGGAACTGCAATTGGAAGGTCTTGAAGACAGCGGAATGTTCGAAATCCTGGAATCTCAGAAAAACGAAGCCAATACCCAGTTTTGTAAATTTATAGACAAGAATTATCCTTCCTGGTTTGAAAAAGGTGGTAATGCGCCAATTATGTCGCATACTATTTTTAAAGAAAAAGTTGTTCCAGAAATTAACAAAGAACAGCCTACCCTACTTGTTGTGGTAGATAATTTAAGGTACGACCAATGGAAAGCTTTAGAACCGGTGATTTCTAATTATTATAAGAAAGAAAAGGAAGAGCCTTATTACAGTATTTTACCCACTGCCACGCAATATGCTCGTAACGCAATGTTCTCTGGCTTGATGCCTAGTGAAATGGAAAAGTTATTCCCTCAATATTGGAAAAACGACACCGAGGAAGGCGGAAAAAATAACCACGAAGCCGAATTTTTAAATGAACAATTAAAAAGGCTGGGGAAAAGTTTTAAACATGAATATCATAAAATAACCAGTTTAAAAGCCGGAAGAAAACTGGCAGAAAACTTTAAAACGCAAAAGGATAACGATCTTACTGTGGTGGTTTACAATTTTGTAGATATGCTCTCCCACTCTAAAACCGAGATGGAAGTAATTAAAGAACTGGCTTCTAACGATAAATCTTACCGATCATTAACATATAGCTGGTTTAAGAATTCTCCGTTGTTAGATATTATTCAACAGGCAAGACAACTTGGGTTCAAATTAATTATCACTACAGACCACGGAACAATTAATGCTAAAAACCCTTCAAAAGTAATTGGTGATAAAAACACCAGTTTAAACCTTAGGTATAAAACAGGTAAAAGTCTTACTTATGAAGAAAAAGATGTGCTGGCGGCTAAAGATCCCAAGAGCATTCATCTCCCTAGTATTAATATGAGTAGTTCTTTTATTTTCGCTAAAGGAGATCTCTTCTTTGCTTATCCTAATAATTATAATCATTACGTAAGTTATTACCGTAACACTTATCAACACGGTGGAGTTTCATTAGAAGAAATGGTTATTCCTTTTGTGATAATGAACCCAAAACAAGGCATTTAA
- a CDS encoding endonuclease III domain-containing protein produces MTKQEKVQFVIDTLNDIYPEIPIPLDHKDPYTLLIAVLLSAQSTDVKVNQITPKLFEIADNPKAMVKLSVEEIREIIKPVGLSPMKSKGIHGLSEILLEKYKGEVPASFEALEALPAVGHKTASVVMAQAFNVPAFPVDTHIHRLMYRWNLSNGKNVTQTEKDAKRLFPKDLWNKLHLQIIWYGRQYSPARGWNLDKDIITKEIGRKTVISDYYKKKK; encoded by the coding sequence ATGACCAAACAAGAAAAGGTACAGTTCGTAATTGATACCTTAAATGATATTTATCCTGAAATTCCCATTCCGCTAGATCATAAAGATCCATATACTTTATTGATTGCGGTGCTACTTTCAGCCCAAAGTACCGATGTAAAAGTGAACCAGATTACACCTAAACTTTTCGAAATTGCCGATAATCCAAAAGCTATGGTAAAACTTTCAGTAGAAGAGATCAGGGAAATTATTAAACCAGTTGGTCTTTCTCCTATGAAATCTAAAGGTATTCATGGGTTATCTGAAATTTTACTGGAAAAATACAAAGGAGAAGTGCCTGCCAGTTTTGAAGCCCTGGAAGCTTTACCGGCTGTTGGTCATAAAACGGCGAGTGTAGTAATGGCGCAGGCCTTTAATGTACCCGCATTTCCGGTAGATACGCATATTCACCGTTTAATGTATCGCTGGAATTTAAGCAACGGAAAAAACGTAACTCAAACCGAAAAAGACGCAAAACGATTATTTCCAAAAGATCTTTGGAATAAACTTCATTTACAAATTATTTGGTACGGGCGGCAATATTCACCGGCAAGAGGCTGGAACCTTGATAAAGATATTATTACCAAAGAAATAGGGAGAAAAACAGTAATAAGTGATTACTATAAAAAGAAGAAATAG
- the istB gene encoding IS21-like element helper ATPase IstB, translating to MNTIENQFKQLRLQGMYITWKALMETRQHHELSFAEGLEVLLQAEAQDRTNRRFERLTKTARFRYQATIAELNFNTSRGINTSQITELATGGYLAKGESVLITGSTGCGKSFLASALGHQACSQGSKVLYFNTQKLLMQTKMSRLDGSFLKFFEKLAKANLLILDDFGLSHLDKQQQMDLMEIIEDRHGQSSTIIASQLPVGSWYEIIGEATIADAILDRLVHTSHRIELKGESLRKKL from the coding sequence ATGAACACTATTGAAAATCAATTTAAACAACTACGCTTACAAGGGATGTATATCACTTGGAAAGCCTTGATGGAAACCCGTCAACATCACGAACTGTCTTTTGCAGAAGGCCTTGAGGTACTCCTTCAGGCGGAAGCACAAGACCGCACCAACCGGCGTTTTGAAAGACTGACAAAAACGGCCAGGTTCAGATACCAGGCTACCATCGCGGAACTTAACTTCAACACTTCCAGGGGGATCAATACCTCACAAATTACAGAGCTGGCAACAGGAGGCTATCTTGCTAAAGGGGAATCTGTTCTTATCACGGGATCTACAGGGTGCGGCAAAAGTTTTTTGGCTTCTGCACTGGGACATCAGGCTTGTTCACAGGGAAGTAAGGTTTTGTACTTTAATACTCAGAAGCTATTGATGCAAACCAAAATGAGCCGGCTTGATGGAAGTTTTTTGAAGTTCTTTGAGAAACTGGCCAAAGCAAACCTGCTTATCCTGGATGACTTTGGGTTATCTCATTTGGATAAACAACAACAAATGGACCTAATGGAAATTATAGAGGATCGGCACGGACAATCCTCAACCATTATTGCCAGTCAATTACCGGTAGGAAGTTGGTATGAAATCATTGGAGAAGCAACTATTGCAGATGCTATTTTAGATAGGTTGGTACATACCTCTCATCGTATAGAATTAAAAGGAGAAAGTCTTAGAAAAAAACTGTAA
- the istA gene encoding IS21 family transposase → MAGKPKRMSAVKQILRMHLQGKGIKTIARTLSVSKNTVKDYISKASLGTITTEVLLTLEDTALEAIFLSGNPAYKDERYELLKDTLDYCSKELKRVGVNRKVLWEEYHHSAQNGYSYSQFCYHLQQYRGTQNPSMVLEHHPGEKLYIDYAGKKLSYIDRNTGEEIFVQVFVACLPYSDYSFAMAVRSQKIEDFIHALNCCIKDLGGVPQTLVPDNLKSAVIKANPYEPDVNRALEDFANHYGTTVTPTRPRKPKDKALVENQVKLIYSRVYAKLRNQQFFDLPSLNRAIAQKVREHNQTRMQQKDYCREEKFLADEKHSLQGLPAEAFELKYYRDLKVAKNNHIYLGMDKHYYSVPYAYMGAQVKVIYTRSLVKVYCKAALIGVHPRNFKKGSYSTKKEHLCSHHQHYKQRSPTYYLQKAYSYSDTLYSYMEALFKQDKYPEQLYKTCDGILNLASKVNTPIFTKACTIALDNHNYSYRFLKQILENKMTENMEQSSIKSLPDHENIRGAGSYK, encoded by the coding sequence ATGGCAGGAAAACCAAAACGTATGAGCGCAGTAAAACAAATACTTAGAATGCACTTACAGGGCAAGGGGATAAAAACCATCGCACGTACCTTGTCTGTAAGCAAGAATACTGTTAAGGACTATATCTCAAAGGCTTCACTGGGTACAATCACTACCGAAGTTCTTTTAACTCTTGAGGACACAGCACTGGAGGCTATCTTTTTATCTGGAAATCCAGCCTATAAAGATGAGCGGTATGAACTCCTGAAAGACACCCTTGATTATTGCAGCAAAGAACTGAAGCGGGTTGGTGTAAACCGCAAGGTATTATGGGAAGAATATCACCATAGTGCCCAAAATGGCTACAGTTACAGTCAATTCTGTTATCACCTTCAACAATACCGTGGCACCCAAAATCCTTCGATGGTATTGGAACACCATCCCGGGGAGAAGCTTTATATTGATTACGCAGGAAAAAAACTCTCTTATATCGACAGGAATACCGGGGAAGAAATTTTTGTTCAGGTCTTTGTCGCTTGTCTTCCGTATTCGGATTACAGCTTTGCTATGGCCGTTAGAAGCCAAAAGATAGAAGATTTTATACACGCCCTGAATTGCTGTATAAAAGATTTGGGTGGGGTTCCACAAACCCTGGTTCCCGATAATTTAAAATCTGCCGTTATAAAGGCCAACCCTTACGAACCTGATGTAAACCGTGCACTGGAAGATTTCGCCAATCATTATGGCACTACCGTTACTCCCACACGCCCCAGAAAACCCAAAGACAAAGCCTTGGTAGAGAATCAAGTGAAACTCATCTATAGCCGGGTATACGCCAAATTACGCAACCAACAATTCTTCGACCTTCCTTCATTGAACCGGGCCATTGCACAAAAGGTCAGGGAACATAACCAAACCCGTATGCAACAGAAGGATTACTGTAGGGAAGAGAAGTTTTTAGCTGATGAAAAACATAGCCTGCAAGGCTTACCGGCAGAAGCTTTTGAGCTTAAATACTATCGGGACCTTAAAGTAGCCAAGAACAACCATATTTATTTAGGCATGGACAAGCATTACTATAGCGTTCCCTATGCTTATATGGGAGCGCAGGTAAAGGTTATCTATACACGAAGCCTAGTTAAAGTTTATTGCAAGGCAGCACTCATAGGAGTGCATCCAAGGAATTTTAAAAAAGGAAGCTACTCTACGAAAAAGGAACATCTGTGTTCCCATCATCAGCACTATAAGCAGCGCAGTCCCACCTATTACCTTCAAAAGGCCTATAGCTACTCCGATACGCTTTACAGCTATATGGAAGCTTTGTTCAAACAAGACAAATATCCCGAACAGCTCTATAAGACGTGTGATGGTATTTTAAACCTGGCCAGTAAAGTCAATACGCCCATTTTTACCAAAGCCTGTACTATTGCTTTAGATAATCACAATTATTCCTATCGGTTTTTAAAACAAATCCTGGAGAATAAAATGACAGAAAATATGGAGCAATCCTCTATTAAGTCATTACCGGATCACGAGAATATACGGGGAGCAGGATCTTATAAATAA
- a CDS encoding alanine dehydrogenase: MGKQVSPFTKEQLIPQEETLEIYKNKGQLFIGIPKETSYQEKRICLSPDAVAAITAHGHRVMIESGAGKWARFSDKDYSNAGAEITKDTSKVFSCPTILKIEPPSIEELDLINPQTILISALQLKTQCKEYFQKLASKRITALGFEFIRDDDGSYPIVRALSEIAGTASVLIASEIMSNNVNGNGLMFGNISGVPPVEVVILGAGTVGEFAARSALGLGASIKVFDSSLTRLRDIQTNLNQTFYTSTIQPKNLSKAIKRCDVLIGAVRGKNRSPVLITEDMVTSMKRGAVIIDVSIDMGGCIETSEITTHDKPIFTKHNILHYCVPNIPSRYARTSSLSISNIFTPYLLHIAEEGGLENTLRFNKGLRNGLYFYHGILTNKSIADWFDLSYRDINLLIF; the protein is encoded by the coding sequence ATGGGCAAACAGGTTTCGCCTTTTACCAAAGAGCAATTAATTCCGCAGGAAGAAACCCTGGAAATCTACAAAAACAAGGGGCAGCTATTTATTGGCATACCTAAAGAAACCTCCTACCAGGAAAAACGCATTTGTTTAAGTCCCGATGCTGTAGCAGCGATTACTGCTCATGGCCATAGGGTAATGATAGAGTCTGGAGCCGGAAAATGGGCCCGGTTTAGTGATAAAGATTATTCTAATGCCGGTGCCGAAATTACCAAAGACACCAGTAAAGTCTTTTCCTGCCCTACCATTCTTAAAATAGAACCCCCTTCTATAGAAGAACTCGATTTAATAAATCCGCAAACCATTTTAATTTCTGCGCTTCAGCTTAAAACTCAGTGCAAAGAATATTTTCAGAAATTAGCTTCAAAACGAATAACCGCTTTAGGCTTTGAATTTATTAGGGACGACGATGGGAGTTATCCCATTGTTAGGGCGTTAAGTGAAATTGCAGGTACTGCTTCCGTATTAATTGCTTCTGAAATTATGAGCAATAATGTAAACGGAAACGGCTTAATGTTTGGGAATATAAGTGGTGTTCCCCCTGTAGAAGTTGTAATTCTTGGTGCAGGCACGGTTGGTGAGTTTGCTGCGCGTTCGGCTTTAGGCCTTGGTGCAAGTATTAAAGTTTTTGACAGTTCGCTTACCCGGCTTAGAGACATTCAAACCAATCTAAACCAAACATTCTACACCTCTACAATTCAGCCTAAAAACCTGAGTAAAGCCATAAAGCGTTGTGATGTATTAATTGGCGCTGTGCGCGGTAAAAATCGTTCCCCGGTGCTAATTACCGAAGATATGGTTACCAGTATGAAACGTGGCGCTGTTATTATAGATGTAAGTATAGATATGGGCGGGTGTATAGAAACCAGCGAAATCACCACGCACGATAAACCAATATTTACAAAACACAATATTTTACACTATTGTGTTCCAAATATTCCATCCAGGTACGCGCGAACTTCTTCACTTTCAATAAGTAACATTTTCACTCCGTATCTTTTACACATTGCCGAAGAAGGCGGACTCGAAAACACCTTGCGTTTTAATAAAGGTTTGCGAAATGGTTTGTACTTTTACCACGGAATTTTAACCAATAAATCTATAGCCGATTGGTTTGATCTTTCTTACCGGGACATTAATTTGCTCATTTTTTAG
- the tsaE gene encoding tRNA (adenosine(37)-N6)-threonylcarbamoyltransferase complex ATPase subunit type 1 TsaE: MPVTYNLAQIDEAVQYIIKNAKNNVLLFYGEMGAGKTTLIKALVKALGSEDKVSSPTFSLVNEYHTPREPIYHFDFYRLEDPNEALDIGLEEYFNSPGWILIEWPQKIQDFLEENFQKIEISIQNENTRTLNLC; the protein is encoded by the coding sequence ATGCCCGTTACCTACAATTTAGCCCAAATTGATGAGGCTGTACAATACATAATAAAGAACGCTAAAAATAATGTCCTATTATTTTATGGCGAAATGGGTGCCGGTAAAACTACCCTAATAAAAGCTTTGGTAAAAGCTTTGGGAAGCGAAGATAAAGTATCAAGCCCCACATTCTCATTGGTGAATGAATATCACACTCCCCGGGAACCAATTTATCATTTTGATTTTTACAGACTGGAAGACCCAAATGAAGCCCTGGATATAGGCCTGGAAGAATATTTTAATTCTCCGGGATGGATTTTAATAGAATGGCCGCAAAAAATACAGGATTTCCTGGAGGAAAACTTTCAAAAAATTGAAATTTCCATCCAGAATGAAAATACAAGAACGTTAAACTTATGTTAA